TGCTGTTACGGGAAGCAGGCCAAAAGCGTTGAAGATAAAGGTGACTACGTAAAACTTTGCGGACAACGATTTTGGGCGTTCATTTCAGGAGACTCGCAACTTTATATCAAATTAATTGAACCAATCGGTCACAATGCGACGGAAAGAAACGCGCAATTTTTAGCACAGTACGAATTGGTTGTTGATGAATTTACAGATTTATTTCGGAAGAATTTTTGCGATAAAGATAATAATATACTTTGGGAAAAGTTGACTAAAGCCTCGTCTCAAGCCCCATAAGAGATTGCGACAAAATATGTTAGATATAACTAACATTGTGCGCATATAATATATTCTGATAACGGAGCCATTGGAATGATTCATTTGATAATCTTACTTAATCCCACACCCAAACCGCTTGCTGAATGGCCAATAGACGAAGAAATATTTGCCGATGACGTTAGTGCGGCTGAAATCGCCCCAGGCGCGGGAGTCGAAGCTGTTGGCGGTGTTGTCGCCCATGACCATGTAATGATTGGCCGGCACGGGATACACGGTGTTCTGGTCGGGAAATAATGGCAGGCTGTTGGCCAGTTGAAATTCGCCCATCTGGTCGGCCACGGTCTGGTTCAAATGGCCGGAATAATGGCTGTCGTTGGCCCGGACTGTCGGATCGAAAGAATAGACGTTCTCAAAGTGCGGCGTGTCCTTGTCCAGCCGTTTGCCATTGATGATCAGGTGGCGGTCGTTGCCGATTTGAACATTTTCGCCGCCCATAGCCACCATGCGCTTGATGTAAAATTGATCCGGCGGAAGCTGGAAGTATCCGTTGCCGATGCCCTTGGTTTCAAAAACAATGATCTCGCCGCGTTTCGGGTGGCGAAAATTATAGGACATGCGGTCCACGAACAAATGGTCTCCGGCGGTTTCCTTGAAATCAATGATGGCCTCGCCTTTCTTAAACTTCTGGCCTTTTTCAATGCCAATGTGATCGCCGGACGCGCGGCTGATGAAGCCATCGTCGGGCGTCATCCAAAAAGTATAAACCTTATCGCCGCTCGGATAATGGACGAGGATGCTTTGCTTATTGAAAAATTTCAGGAAATGATCCGGCTGCCCGATGCCCGCCAATTCACCGCCGTCTTCCTCGCATTCCTGGTAATGATAAAATGAGCCGAAGACGCACGCCTCATAAATCCGTTCAAACACACCCGGCGGTTTGACGCCCGGTTGCTCGCGAAAATTTTGATACGTCACGCCAAAAAGCGTCGGCTGCATCGAGCCGGTGGGAATCTTGAACGGCTGCGCGACGAACGTGCGGATGCCCATCGCAACCGCCAGCGCGACCAGAATGACTTCGATATTTTCGCGGATGCCCGC
The Verrucomicrobiia bacterium DNA segment above includes these coding regions:
- the lepB gene encoding signal peptidase I; protein product: MSLKWFASKTVRTAEDLCKHVKRILAAQRDLLSPEAVDAVETALRETKTAVAQHAGDEIIKQRIAELETIANAKLKPYPNAGIRENIEVILVALAVAMGIRTFVAQPFKIPTGSMQPTLFGVTYQNFREQPGVKPPGVFERIYEACVFGSFYHYQECEEDGGELAGIGQPDHFLKFFNKQSILVHYPSGDKVYTFWMTPDDGFISRASGDHIGIEKGQKFKKGEAIIDFKETAGDHLFVDRMSYNFRHPKRGEIIVFETKGIGNGYFQLPPDQFYIKRMVAMGGENVQIGNDRHLIINGKRLDKDTPHFENVYSFDPTVRANDSHYSGHLNQTVADQMGEFQLANSLPLFPDQNTVYPVPANHYMVMGDNTANSFDSRAWGDFSRTNVIGKYFFVYWPFSKRFGCGIK